The genomic stretch TGGCATCAAACTCACTATTAGTTTACTCATGCTtgcaaaataaatatattaacaaTGAATTCAGCAAGTAACATAGAATTAGAAAATGACCAATAACACTTTAATTATATACCAAAAATGCATGGATAGGTCTAACATGTTTTCTAACATCTTATGGAAATCCCTAATAATCCTTAATTTCATTTACACATTTAGAACAATATTACACCATGCAATATAGCTTAGGTTGAAATACATATAGGACTTAACAACAAAGTTTACCACAAAATAACATCATGATTCTTTATTCAAGTATCAagagaaaatcaataaaaataaaataaactactAGAACCCATTTCATACCCCTTGGCCGAACACACTATGAATCCAAAAGAAAAATATTGCActaattcacataaaatcatagcacaAAAACAAGAGATGAAACAAAATAACACTATTACATTCTCCCTATAGATCACATACCCTTATTGTCATTTCAAAACCACCAATACTTAACAATAtcaatataaacatatattttatcaaaactaacattttctttttcaaaaaaaataatgGATTAATTATTTTAAGAACCAAGAATACTAAACCAAAACATACCTTTTATGCAAAACAGATCAAACCACAATTCTAGCATGCTTTTCTATGAAAATAAACCaatcaagaaaagaaaaataactaCAAAATTTCCATTACCTTTTGATGGTGTTCAAGAACACAATGCAACAATCCTCAGGCACTTAGGGATTTCGAAATACCACCGAAGTAAAAGAGATACAAACCTCTTAGAATTGAGAAAGAGTTATCTAATCTTAGAGGATCAAgaaccaaaataaaaaataggGTTTTTACCGGCGAATAAACccaatgtttataggttgttccACTTTTACACCCTTTATTTTTCACGCTGAATATACCCAAACCCACATGAATTGTGTCTCCATCACTACTTAACCCCTAACAGCGTTAAAAACGCTTACGTGGCCAATTGCGTGTACAAACCCAGACACATATGCTTTGAAATATTAACTGCAAATCAAAACAAAGTTTTCCAACGGCTTAAACAGGGAATGCTTTCTTTATACCCACATTTCATGTAGAAAAAGCAAACCCACAttcaaagttttttctgaaaCTAATTTCTTGAGACTACGAAGATCACAGAGGACGACGACGAAGACTGAGGACGAAGAACCCCCTGCTTTTTACCATTTCGGATTGAGGATGACGACGAAGAAGGAGGAGGAACTGGAACAAAATGTCCATGCTTCGGACTGAGGACGAAGAACCCCCTGGATATGGTAAGCCCCTGACTGTGTTGTGCATGTACTTTTGTGGGatattctttgttttgtttgggtAATGTGCTTTGTCGTATATCACATGAGTTTGTCCATTTTGCCACTAactttctttgtatttttttattattcgaTATGCTAGATCTGTGTGGGGGCCATTTTACTGTGGCAATGCACCATGGAGGAAATTTCTTCACTCCATTTGGCAACAAAAGGTATCATGGAGGTAAAGTTTCTTTTTTGGACTGGAATCACACTGGTTACTTCAGTAGATATGAGTTGGATTGGATGGTGTAATGCTTAGGGTATAAATTTCCTGTGGGTTTTTTGTGGAAGCCTAAGGAgaagcatttgaattttgctgaAATGGTAATTGGTGATAAACAAGTGATTGAAATGGTTGAAGATATGATGAGGAGAAAGTATTGACAAGTGGATATTTTTGTGGTCCAACCAGAAAGAACTTTGGAGTTGGAATGGAGTAAAGAGAAAGATGCAATTCCTTATATCCCAGAACTTTCTAAGAAGACGGTGTGCACTATAGAAGAGTTACCTGATGATACAACTATCCCAGCAGATGTAGTGGTCAACCCATTATCAGATGATGAAGATCCTTGGTTTGATCACAATGAAATTAGATATGAGGATGGTCCTAAAGTTGTAGACATTGACTTTGTGAACTCTGAAGATGAGGAAAATGTAGATGATGAGGACCCATTTTTTGTTGTCAATATGCCAGAGGAATGGACACAATCTAGTTGTGTCATTGAAGACTTGCATGATGATGCAGATGTATTTTTTGATGTGGTTGTCAATCCAAAACTCAATTGTGCTGCAGAAGAGGCCCAAGTTGGAGAAGAGGTCGAATATGAGTATGAGTATAATGATTTTGGCCCAAGTCAACATGATGAAGCTGATGTTGGTGAGAATATTCAGAGTGAAGGTGATGTTGGTGAAAGGGGTCTAGAGAGTTAGCATGATGCAGCTGCTATTAATGAGAATGGGCAAAATGAAGGTGAAGGTAATGAAGAGTCTAAATTTGTTATGGAGGAGGAGGAGTACATGTAGAATGAGGGTGAGGCTGAAGAGATGTTTGCTAATGCTAATCCTGCAACATGGTGGCATTTAGTTACAAAAGGTTGTAGCCAAGTTGATCCAAATGATGATGAAGGTGCTTATGTTAGTGAGGAAGACCTACAAAGTTTGTCTAGTTCAGATGAGGATGGTAATGCCAAGAGGAGAAAAAGATCCAACAACCAATTCAATCGTGCAACAAACATGGATAACTTCAAATTTAAATTAGGCATGCTTTTTTCTACCGTGGACCAATTTAGGACTGCATTGAAGGAGCATTTTATTAAGATTAACAGGGAGTATGTTTGGCTGGCCAATGACCAAAGGAGGGTAAGGGCAAAATGCAAGAGTGTAGGCTGCAATTGGGTCATTTATGCAAGAGTCCAATTGTCAGACAAGCACTCATTCATGGTAAATACATTGGTGGATAGGCACATGTGTGGATTGGTTTTCAACAACAAACATGCAACCTCCAATTGGCTTGCAAAGCATTATCTGAAACAGTTCAGAATAAACCCAAACTTAACTTACATAGGTTTCATGCAGCTAACAACACATACTCAGTTTTCAAGAACAACAAGGTCAACTTTCTACAGAGCAATGAATTGTGCAAAAGTGATGTTAGAAGGGACTATAAGGGAACAATATGCCATACTGGAAGATTATTGCAAGCAACTGTTAGAGACAAATCCTGGGAGCACATCAATATTGAAAACCAGAATGCAGGATGGAAAAAGGTTATTTGAGAGGGTGTATATATGTCTTAAAGCTTGTAAAGATGGATTCCTCAATGGTTGTAGGCCCCTTATCTACTTGGATGGTTATTTTTTAAAAGGATATTGCAAAGGAATGTTATTAGCTGCAATTGGCATTGATGTAGCAAATGCCATGTTTCCAGTGGCTTATGCTGTAGTGGAGAAGGAGTACACAGACAGCTGGACATGGTTTTTAAATTTATTGAAGgaggacttgaggattgatgaacCAGAGAGAATAGCATAGATTTCAGATAGGCAAAAGGGCTTAGAAAAGGCATTAAGTACTGTATTTCAAGGTTTGGAAGTGAGATTCTGTGTGAGACATATGCATGCcaatttcaagaagcaattccctGGACTCTTACTTAAGCAAATGACGTGGGCCACTGCAAGGGCAACAACTAAAGTGGAATGGAAAAATAGGATGAATGAAATTAAGCAAGAGAATGTCAAGGCATATGAATGGCTGATGAAAAAAACCCAGAAGAATGGACCAAGTCTCATTTCAGGGAGCATGTGAAATGTGACATTCTTATTAATAACCTCTGTGAAAGTTTCAACAATGCCATTCTTGATGCCAGAGACAAATCTATTATCACACTGCTAGAAAATATTAGGCATTGGATGATGAGTTTGTTCTGCAATAGAAGAATGAGTGTCTCTAAGTGGGTGCATCCTATTTCCAAAAGAATTATGGACATCATTGAGAAAAGTAAGAATGTTGCTAAGCATTGTTTCCCTATGCTTGCTGGAGGTGGTAAGTTCCAGGTAAATTTATTGCAAAGCATCAATGCTCAGTCATTTGTTGTGAACTTGGAAACGAAACCATGCACATGTAGGCTACTCCAATTGTCTGGCATACCGTGTGGGCATGCTTTAGTTGCTATCTGGTTTTCAAACCTAGATCCAGTGCGATTCATAGATGACTACTACAAGAGGCAAGCATATGAAGCAACTTATGCGACACCAATCGAACCAATGCCTAGCCCAAATAAGTGGCCTAACACTGGTCTGAATCCGATACATCCTCCAACAGAGACAATTTTACATGGAAGGCCTAAAAATTCTAGAAACAAAGAGGCAGATGAACCACCACCTATTACTGCAACAAAGGCTAGGAGAGTTGGCCAAGTTAATCACTGCATCAATTGCAAGCAAACAGGCCATTCACGAGTAACATGCAAGAATGCAACTATGGAGGTAAACTTGGTACTGAATTTGTATTCATTTGCAGTTAAAATGAATGTGATTTGCTTAAGTATGACGAGTTATGTTTTTGGTTTAATTACAGCCTATAAGGCaaaaaaaagagaggaagacCACCAGCTCAGAATCCTACTACTGAAACTATTAAAAGGAAGGAGCGAGCTAAGAGACAAAAGCAAAGGAATGGTGGTTCCACATCTCAGACCAACTAAGAAGCTGCTCTTTAATCTTAAACCCTTTTgatgtagaaaacttgttttcttTTTGGTGTAGTCGCCATACAATATAGGCATTACCATACTTTTGACATGTAGATATTCAGTCTGACTTTATCAATATTTTGGGACATCTTGGCCATTAGGAATACTTTTGACATGTAGAAATTATGCTACTTAACAATATGTCATATTTTTGCTCTATAAAGTTGAAAATATCAATCAATGACAAAATGTCATGGTTTGGTGCATCATTCTATTATGCTTGAAAGCAACACTAAATAAatatatggtttggtttggtcaTTACCTTCCAGCTCACCAATAAAAGGGTACGTCGAGTCCTGATAAATAATGTGAGCTCGACCATCTTGGAAAAAATGGGAATCTTTGTTTGTGACCTGAAAGCCTGTGTGACGACATTGTACGGATTTTAAGGGGAAGGAATAGCCAGCACGACATCTATCGAGCTCCCAGTGACCTTGGGATACTacccagtctcagtaaccaagataatggagatCATAGTGGTACCCCTTCTTCCTACAATGTACTACTAGGAATACCAACCCTTATTGAGCTAGGGACggtttcatctgtgaggcacctggccaTCAAATTCCCATcacctagtggcattgggacgatGAAAGGAGACCAACTGGCCACCGGAGAATGCTACAAAATCTCAATGAGGGGGAAGGGGCTAACAAGTGCACAGGCGCTTATGGTCATCTGAGAAATAAGGGAGATAGTATATGAGGTCGgagaagagatcgaccccaggATAGAAAAGGATAGGGCTAATCTCGGACCAATCGAAGAGCTCGAGAACGTAGATCTCGATGAAAAGGATACCGCTACGGTGGTAAAGATAGGGAAGAACCTTCCAAAGGATGCGAGACTGCAATTAATCCGCTTCCTAAGGGAAAACCAAGATGTGTTCacatggtcgcactcagacatgatTGGGATCATcccaaacattataagccatgcactcaacatagacaaaGGCTTCCAACcaaaacaacaaaaaagaaggctcctagatgatgaaagaaagaaagccttgaaagaggaggtcgaaaggCTTGAGGAAAATCGATTTATCCAAGATGCTTTCTATCCCATTTGGATAGCCAATCCCATGTTAGTTctgaagcccaatggaaagtggccAACTTGAAACGATTATTCGAACCTCAACAAGGTATGTTCAAAAGATAGCTTTCCCCTACCTTGAATTGATCAACTTGTAGATGGAACCACGGATCACATGaccatgtcgttcatggatgcgtattctggatataactagatagccATTATAAAGGGtcctattctattactttgtaaaaatGTCACTTATCTCATAAACAATTAGAAACATACCACTTAAAAGACAAATTCAGTGGggtcttgataaaacatgcaagtttgggcccgatagtttaaaataaaaataaagtgttcatatgcaatgtataaagaaaacaaaaaaagtttaagtcccactggcatatttaaaaataaagtccataacatagttctttaaaaaaaaacttggcacttatgttgatcgtttattcgttcattggaaacccccacgccatacacacccagacatcgaaactccccacatcacagcaCATGCtagagagaaaccctatttattacctgaaagggggaaagtaagggggtgagctaaaagccagTAAGAAAGTACAACAAAATTAAAGATAAGACACGAAAGACATGTataacaaaacaaaacaattcaTAATATCATCATACTTATATCTCACAATCAAAATGAAACATATCCATACATCACATCCATTCAACATaagcatactctttgtgatcatggcgcCTCTATTGTCCATATCACACCTCGAGGTAACTAGTATAACTGGGCTAGTAAAATATCCTCTATGAGGAAAACAAGATCTCAAGTCCTTGAATAACCTGGCCGCGTCTGCCctctgagttacgtcatatccttagtaactcctttgttgcgtAGTGTTCAGCAGGCTAGCAACCatctcttttcattcatcatatgAACACATGTACTCCATTTCACATCAAAACAAAGGAACTACATGTTgcatcatacttttcataacatttcAAGATAGAATTCCATTTTCCATATCACATGGTTTATCATCAAAACATA from Humulus lupulus chromosome 5, drHumLupu1.1, whole genome shotgun sequence encodes the following:
- the LOC133779797 gene encoding uncharacterized protein LOC133779797; protein product: MFANANPATWWHLVTKGCSQVDPNDDEGAYVSEEDLQSLSSSDEDGNAKRRKRSNNQFNRATNMDNFKFKLGMLFSTVDQFRTALKEHFIKINREYVWLANDQRRVRAKCKSVGCNWVIYARVQLSDKHSFMVNTLVDRHMCGLVFNNKHATSNWLAKHYLKQFRINPNLTYIGFMQLTTHTQFSRTTRSTFYRAMNCAKVMLEGTIREQYAILEDYCKQLLETNPGSTSILKTRMQDGKRLFERVYICLKACKDGFLNGCRPLIYLDGYFLKGYCKGMLLAAIGIDVANAMFPVAYAVVEKEYTDSWTWFLNLLKEDLRIDEPERIA